A genome region from Oryzias latipes chromosome 2, ASM223467v1 includes the following:
- the cpo gene encoding carboxypeptidase O isoform X1 produces the protein MSIMTNFLGLHFVALLSILSAATVKGAEYDYYKYHPMEEISNWMAQMVMDYPDVVTIVDYGQTYEKRTISLLKIGLESEKRKKAIWMDCGIHAREWIAPAFCQYFVKQILQSYKTDTKIETMMRNMDFYVTPVLNIDGYMYSWKDNTTRLWRKNRSPGPSGDCYGTDLNRNFDANWGTIGISFNCSSNIYCGSQPVSEPEAQAVTYFVGSRKDDILCFLTIHSYGQLLLVPYGHPNFTAPNYNELMEVGLAAATAIWNVHKKNYTVGASPDVLYPNSGSSRDWARMQGIPYTYTFELRDKGEFAFELPEDQIQPTCEEAYGGALHIITYAHDKTFSGAAVTAAASFWSVLLAAGVARVNLMSS, from the exons AGCAGAATATGACTACTACAAATATCATCCCATGGAGGAG ATCAGTAACTGGATGGCACAGATGGTGATGGATTACCCTGATGTTGTTACCATAGTGGACTACGGACAGACGTATGAAAAGAGGACCATCAGTTTGCTGAAG ATTGGTCTCGAAagtgagaagagaaaaaaagccatCTGGATGGACTGCGGCATTCACGCCAGGGAGTGGATTGCCCCGGCCTTTTGCCAGTACTTCGTCAAACAG ATCCTGCAAAGCTACAAAACCGACACAAAGATTGAAACGATGATGAGGAACATGGACTTTTATGTCACACCGGTGCTTAACATTGACGGCTACATGTATTCTTGGAAGGACAATACG ACTCGGCTGTGGAGGAAGAACAGGTCACCGGGACCTTCGGGCGACTGTTACGGCACTGACCTCAACCGCAACTTTGATGCCAACTGGGGCA ccataGGAATATCATTCAACTGCTCTTCGAACATCTATTGCGGGTCCCAGCCTGTGTCTGAGCCTGAGGCGCAGGCCGTTACCTACTTTGTAGGAAGTCGAAAGGACGACATCCTGTGTTTCCTCACGATTCACTCCTATGGCCAACTGCTGCTGGTTCCCTATGGACACCCTAACTTCACCGCCCCCAACTACAATGAGCTG ATGGAGGTGGGGCTGGCTGCGGCTACAGCCATCTGGAACGTGCACAAGAAGAACTACACCGTTGGAGCTTCGCCCGATGTTTTAT ACCCCAACTCTGGGTCCTCCAGAGACTGGGCTCGGATGCAGGGGATCCCCTACACCTACACCTTTGAGCTGAGGGACAAAGGGGAGTTCGCCTTCGAGCTTCCAGAGGACCAGATCCAGCCGACCTGCGAGGAGGCCTACGGCGGAGCTCTGCACATCATCACCTACGCCCACGACAAGACCTTCAGCGGTGCCGCGGTTACCGCGGCAGCCAGCTTCTGGAGCGTGCTGTTGGCAGCAGGCGTCGCCAGAGTCAACCTGATGTCTTCCTGA
- the cpo gene encoding carboxypeptidase O isoform X2 — translation MEEISNWMAQMVMDYPDVVTIVDYGQTYEKRTISLLKIGLESEKRKKAIWMDCGIHAREWIAPAFCQYFVKQILQSYKTDTKIETMMRNMDFYVTPVLNIDGYMYSWKDNTTRLWRKNRSPGPSGDCYGTDLNRNFDANWGTIGISFNCSSNIYCGSQPVSEPEAQAVTYFVGSRKDDILCFLTIHSYGQLLLVPYGHPNFTAPNYNELMEVGLAAATAIWNVHKKNYTVGASPDVLYPNSGSSRDWARMQGIPYTYTFELRDKGEFAFELPEDQIQPTCEEAYGGALHIITYAHDKTFSGAAVTAAASFWSVLLAAGVARVNLMSS, via the exons ATGGAGGAG ATCAGTAACTGGATGGCACAGATGGTGATGGATTACCCTGATGTTGTTACCATAGTGGACTACGGACAGACGTATGAAAAGAGGACCATCAGTTTGCTGAAG ATTGGTCTCGAAagtgagaagagaaaaaaagccatCTGGATGGACTGCGGCATTCACGCCAGGGAGTGGATTGCCCCGGCCTTTTGCCAGTACTTCGTCAAACAG ATCCTGCAAAGCTACAAAACCGACACAAAGATTGAAACGATGATGAGGAACATGGACTTTTATGTCACACCGGTGCTTAACATTGACGGCTACATGTATTCTTGGAAGGACAATACG ACTCGGCTGTGGAGGAAGAACAGGTCACCGGGACCTTCGGGCGACTGTTACGGCACTGACCTCAACCGCAACTTTGATGCCAACTGGGGCA ccataGGAATATCATTCAACTGCTCTTCGAACATCTATTGCGGGTCCCAGCCTGTGTCTGAGCCTGAGGCGCAGGCCGTTACCTACTTTGTAGGAAGTCGAAAGGACGACATCCTGTGTTTCCTCACGATTCACTCCTATGGCCAACTGCTGCTGGTTCCCTATGGACACCCTAACTTCACCGCCCCCAACTACAATGAGCTG ATGGAGGTGGGGCTGGCTGCGGCTACAGCCATCTGGAACGTGCACAAGAAGAACTACACCGTTGGAGCTTCGCCCGATGTTTTAT ACCCCAACTCTGGGTCCTCCAGAGACTGGGCTCGGATGCAGGGGATCCCCTACACCTACACCTTTGAGCTGAGGGACAAAGGGGAGTTCGCCTTCGAGCTTCCAGAGGACCAGATCCAGCCGACCTGCGAGGAGGCCTACGGCGGAGCTCTGCACATCATCACCTACGCCCACGACAAGACCTTCAGCGGTGCCGCGGTTACCGCGGCAGCCAGCTTCTGGAGCGTGCTGTTGGCAGCAGGCGTCGCCAGAGTCAACCTGATGTCTTCCTGA